The following coding sequences lie in one Sphaerochaeta sp. genomic window:
- a CDS encoding glycoside hydrolase family 3 protein: MHSESIVWQTGQRLVTGFPGLEMDDPFRETVARWKIANVILFSRNLTDADGIGKLCGDIDELVMGETGTHPWIMIDQEGGMVSRLPVGCAIAPGAMALSALDDADAVYTSALQTARELRALGINVNLAPVLDVNANRKNPVIGVRSYGDDPGIVAKWGKIAAKGYQDGGVLCCGKHFPGHGNTSVDSHLSLPLVDKPKEALSGQLFPFEELIKAGIPSLMTSHVLFPAWEPERIPCTMSRNIITGLLRDQMGFTGLVFSDCMEMKAIATFYGTVQGAVKALQAGVDQVMISHHSDLAAQAAQAVVDAVEKGQFDQAEWDASLARIAKAKQNVMDQPPLPVAPDAITMMDEYARKAITLVSGTMPPLGENLLFVGPQGFITSNVQDKLEGADYARSMAHLLGGRAMVISANPSEEEQQQVVEAAAGCQVYLGTYNAHLNRGQIALALRLIKSGLPVVVTALRNPYDLEKPVRDGARCTLATWEYSERIFAALAGIYAGNSMNSHMPVALE, translated from the coding sequence ATGCACAGTGAATCGATCGTATGGCAGACAGGACAGCGGCTGGTCACCGGATTCCCTGGATTGGAAATGGATGACCCGTTCCGGGAGACGGTGGCTCGGTGGAAGATCGCCAATGTGATTCTGTTCTCCCGCAACCTGACGGATGCCGATGGCATCGGAAAGCTGTGTGGCGATATTGACGAATTGGTGATGGGGGAGACGGGCACCCACCCGTGGATCATGATCGACCAGGAAGGCGGCATGGTCTCACGTCTGCCTGTCGGATGCGCCATCGCGCCGGGTGCCATGGCGCTTTCCGCCTTGGATGATGCCGATGCGGTGTACACCTCTGCGCTTCAGACGGCACGGGAACTCAGGGCGCTGGGCATCAACGTCAACCTGGCACCGGTGTTGGATGTGAACGCCAATCGGAAGAACCCGGTCATCGGGGTGCGCAGCTACGGTGATGACCCGGGCATCGTCGCCAAGTGGGGGAAGATCGCCGCCAAAGGGTACCAGGACGGAGGCGTGCTGTGCTGTGGCAAGCATTTCCCAGGGCACGGGAATACCTCGGTGGACTCCCACCTCTCCCTGCCATTGGTGGACAAGCCGAAGGAAGCGCTCTCCGGGCAGCTCTTTCCGTTTGAAGAACTGATCAAAGCCGGCATTCCGTCCCTGATGACCAGCCACGTGCTGTTCCCCGCGTGGGAACCGGAGCGCATCCCCTGCACGATGAGCCGGAACATCATCACCGGGCTGCTTCGTGACCAGATGGGGTTCACCGGCCTGGTATTCTCCGACTGCATGGAGATGAAGGCCATCGCCACGTTCTACGGCACCGTCCAGGGGGCGGTCAAGGCGCTGCAGGCGGGAGTCGACCAGGTGATGATCTCCCATCACAGCGATCTTGCCGCCCAAGCAGCCCAGGCGGTGGTGGACGCGGTGGAGAAAGGACAGTTCGACCAGGCCGAATGGGACGCGTCCCTCGCGCGGATCGCCAAGGCGAAGCAGAATGTGATGGACCAGCCCCCGCTTCCTGTGGCGCCGGATGCCATCACGATGATGGACGAATACGCCCGCAAGGCCATCACGCTGGTCTCCGGCACGATGCCGCCGCTGGGGGAGAATCTGTTGTTCGTCGGGCCGCAAGGGTTCATCACCAGCAACGTGCAGGACAAACTGGAAGGGGCCGATTACGCCCGGTCCATGGCCCATCTGCTGGGAGGGCGCGCAATGGTGATCTCCGCCAATCCCTCGGAGGAAGAACAGCAACAGGTGGTGGAGGCGGCTGCGGGATGCCAGGTGTATCTGGGGACGTACAACGCCCACCTGAACCGCGGGCAGATCGCCCTTGCCCTGCGGTTGATCAAATCAGGTCTGCCGGTGGTGGTCACGGCGCTCCGCAATCCGTATGATCTGGAAAAGCCGGTTCGGGACGGCGCCCGTTGCACCCTTGCGACGTGGGAATATTCCGAGCGTATCTTCGCCGCATTGGCGGGAATCTACGCTGGCAACAGCATGAACAGCCACATGCCTGTGGCATTGGAGTAA
- a CDS encoding DUF1343 domain-containing protein — protein MIRLGVDRTEDWVPLVSGKRVGLVCSPASVTGSYQDDIAFISRHCTLTALFGPEHGVRGESGAGVQVGDAVDPVSGLPVYSLYHGENTHLDPDIRQHVDVLLYDIQDLGLRFYTYIATLKGVLRDASRLDLPVMVLDRPNPLGGMVYGAPLDPSDWSFVGPDALPVRYGMTAGELARWYNEKQPHPAELTVIRMQGWRSGMLWPQTGRNWIPTSPAIGSFASAFCYAGFCLLEGTNLSEGRGTSTPFQLFGSPYLDADGLAAYLNDADLPGLRFVPRLFRPDSGKFQNETCNGVFVVPVDLKAANPVKAALLALAWIAKRHEEFSVLPPRAEGVPRPLERLMGKRDADEVFHDCSTVVARWDEEGRRFAEMVEKGRLYAQ, from the coding sequence ATGATCCGCCTGGGAGTGGACCGCACCGAGGATTGGGTGCCGTTGGTATCCGGAAAGCGGGTGGGGTTGGTCTGTAGCCCGGCATCCGTCACCGGTTCGTACCAAGATGACATCGCCTTCATTTCCCGCCATTGCACGTTGACGGCGCTGTTCGGACCGGAACACGGCGTGCGGGGGGAATCCGGGGCAGGGGTGCAGGTGGGCGATGCGGTTGATCCTGTATCCGGACTTCCGGTCTACAGTCTGTATCACGGAGAGAACACCCATCTGGATCCGGACATCCGGCAGCATGTGGACGTGCTGCTGTACGACATCCAGGATCTCGGACTTCGGTTCTACACGTACATCGCCACGTTGAAAGGGGTGCTTCGGGATGCTTCCCGGCTGGACCTTCCCGTCATGGTGCTGGATCGTCCCAACCCGTTGGGGGGCATGGTCTACGGCGCCCCGCTTGATCCATCGGACTGGAGTTTCGTCGGACCGGACGCGCTTCCCGTCCGCTACGGCATGACGGCAGGGGAGCTGGCCCGTTGGTACAACGAAAAGCAACCCCATCCTGCAGAGCTCACCGTCATTCGGATGCAGGGGTGGAGAAGCGGGATGCTCTGGCCACAGACGGGACGGAACTGGATCCCCACCAGTCCCGCCATTGGATCGTTCGCTTCGGCATTCTGTTATGCAGGGTTCTGTCTTCTGGAAGGAACCAACCTTTCCGAAGGACGAGGAACCTCCACCCCGTTCCAGCTGTTCGGTTCTCCGTATCTGGATGCCGATGGGCTCGCTGCGTATCTGAATGACGCCGATCTCCCCGGTCTCCGGTTCGTCCCTCGTCTGTTCCGTCCGGATTCCGGCAAGTTTCAAAACGAGACATGCAATGGGGTGTTTGTCGTTCCGGTTGATCTGAAAGCGGCCAATCCCGTCAAGGCGGCGCTGTTGGCATTGGCGTGGATTGCAAAACGGCATGAGGAGTTCTCCGTATTGCCTCCCCGTGCCGAGGGGGTTCCTCGTCCGCTTGAGCGGTTGATGGGGAAGAGGGATGCCGATGAGGTGTTCCATGATTGTTCGACGGTGGTGGCCCGATGGGATGAAGAGGGCAGGCGCTTTGCCGAAATGGTGGAGAAAGGAAGGTTGTATGCACAGTGA
- a CDS encoding GNAT family N-acetyltransferase, which yields MGSDMLVSLYKLPPWEPEQKRMEALGVKIQKAFPPDRYQVIDWVRRYSGPYAAGEAACSFKDKGTTMYLAVREGAIVGYACYDATAPDFFGPTRVLDSEQGKGIGKALLLACLHAMREEGYGYAIIGDAGPTGFYEKCVGAVVIQGSTPGIYQDFLKLKDEG from the coding sequence ATGGGAAGTGACATGTTGGTTTCGTTGTACAAGCTTCCTCCATGGGAGCCGGAACAGAAGCGGATGGAAGCTCTGGGAGTGAAGATCCAGAAGGCGTTTCCCCCGGATCGCTACCAGGTGATCGATTGGGTGCGACGCTACTCCGGACCGTATGCCGCAGGCGAAGCCGCCTGTTCGTTCAAGGACAAGGGAACGACGATGTATCTGGCTGTGCGGGAAGGAGCCATCGTCGGCTATGCCTGCTATGATGCCACAGCGCCGGATTTCTTCGGTCCGACCCGGGTGTTGGACAGTGAGCAGGGCAAAGGCATCGGCAAGGCGTTGCTGCTGGCCTGCCTGCACGCCATGCGGGAGGAAGGGTACGGCTACGCCATCATCGGGGATGCCGGACCGACGGGGTTCTATGAGAAGTGCGTCGGCGCGGTGGTCATCCAGGGATCCACCCCGGGAATCTACCAGGATTTCCTCAAACTGAAGGACGAAGGATGA
- a CDS encoding MurR/RpiR family transcriptional regulator: MEGSLTRIKQLQRELSPSEAKVAMAILADPERVVDQTITALAASAGSSTAAITRLCKRIGLSGYADLRMDIAKVVFSSQKRKEGPLLLDPKQMKDSRMITSSVIGAVCRNVELLEDVLDTKAVEDATLALDGANHILITGVGASGLVGADFQQKLIRLGISSMYQSDSDVQQVCASTLSKGDVCVVFSYSGNTGSMKRVASLAKDHHATLVSVTRVGTNPVSSLADIRLEVPDSETLYRQGATLSRLNQLVVVDILYASLIARRKNSLDLISRTWLSLGRDAKGGTT, translated from the coding sequence ATGGAAGGAAGTCTGACCAGAATCAAGCAGTTGCAACGGGAACTCAGCCCTTCGGAGGCGAAAGTCGCCATGGCGATCCTCGCTGACCCGGAGCGTGTGGTGGACCAGACCATCACCGCGCTGGCCGCATCCGCCGGCAGTTCCACGGCGGCCATCACCCGGCTGTGCAAACGAATCGGCCTTTCCGGGTATGCCGACCTGAGGATGGATATCGCCAAAGTGGTCTTTTCGTCCCAGAAGCGCAAGGAAGGTCCTTTGCTCCTCGATCCCAAACAGATGAAGGATTCCCGGATGATCACCTCGTCGGTGATCGGGGCGGTCTGCCGGAACGTCGAGCTTCTGGAAGATGTGCTGGATACCAAAGCGGTGGAGGATGCCACGTTGGCATTGGATGGGGCCAACCACATTTTGATCACCGGCGTCGGCGCATCCGGTCTGGTCGGGGCGGATTTCCAGCAGAAACTGATCCGCTTGGGGATTTCCTCGATGTACCAGAGTGATTCGGATGTCCAGCAGGTATGCGCGTCCACGCTCTCCAAGGGGGATGTCTGCGTGGTGTTCTCCTATTCCGGAAACACCGGATCGATGAAACGGGTGGCATCTCTGGCCAAGGATCATCACGCCACGTTGGTCTCCGTCACCCGGGTGGGGACCAATCCGGTTTCCTCCCTTGCTGACATCCGCCTGGAAGTGCCGGACAGCGAAACGTTGTACCGGCAGGGTGCGACCCTGTCCCGGCTGAACCAACTGGTTGTCGTGGACATCCTGTACGCCTCGTTGATCGCCCGAAGGAAAAACTCATTGGATTTGATCTCTCGTACTTGGCTGTCATTGGGGCGGGACGCCAAAGGCGGCACGACATGA
- a CDS encoding carbohydrate ABC transporter permease yields the protein MKTYKTPKTIAYYTCIDIVMFLVLLICLVPFLYIIAASLSSSEAIVNGEVFIIPRGVNLQAYRQIFSYPNFFRAYGNTIFYTVFGTLIALAMTILFAYPLSKSWLRGNKFVMKLVIFSMFFSGGMIPNYLLISNLHLANTRWAILIPFCINQFNLILLINFFKSIPQDIEEAAVIDGLNYGGILVRIVLPLSGAGIATIALYTAVFFWNDWFNSLIYLKSSQFPVMLFLRNIVNGTTMLGGDAGSAGGADKGALSLSIKSAVILVSTLPIIMIYPFVQRFFVKGVLVGSVKG from the coding sequence ATGAAGACGTACAAGACCCCGAAAACCATCGCCTATTACACCTGCATCGATATCGTGATGTTCCTGGTGCTGTTGATCTGCCTGGTGCCATTTTTGTACATCATTGCCGCCTCCCTTTCCTCATCGGAGGCGATCGTCAACGGAGAGGTGTTCATCATCCCACGGGGGGTGAATCTCCAGGCGTACCGCCAGATCTTCTCCTATCCCAACTTTTTCCGGGCCTATGGGAACACGATCTTCTACACGGTGTTCGGCACGTTGATCGCCCTGGCCATGACGATCCTGTTCGCCTATCCCCTGTCCAAAAGTTGGCTTCGGGGGAACAAGTTCGTCATGAAGCTGGTGATCTTCAGCATGTTCTTCTCCGGCGGCATGATCCCCAACTACCTGTTGATCAGCAACCTCCACCTGGCCAACACCCGGTGGGCAATTCTGATCCCGTTCTGCATCAACCAGTTCAATTTGATTTTGTTGATCAACTTCTTCAAATCAATTCCCCAGGACATCGAGGAAGCCGCGGTGATCGACGGCCTGAACTATGGAGGAATCCTGGTCAGGATCGTCCTTCCGCTCTCCGGGGCGGGGATCGCCACCATCGCCCTGTACACCGCCGTCTTTTTCTGGAACGACTGGTTCAATTCGTTGATCTACCTGAAGAGCTCCCAGTTCCCGGTGATGCTGTTCCTCCGGAACATCGTCAACGGGACGACGATGCTCGGCGGAGACGCCGGCTCGGCCGGCGGCGCCGACAAAGGGGCGTTGTCCCTGTCCATCAAGAGCGCCGTCATTCTGGTCTCCACGCTTCCCATCATCATGATCTACCCGTTCGTCCAACGGTTCTTTGTCAAAGGAGTGCTGGTCGGTTCCGTCAAAGGATGA
- a CDS encoding extracellular solute-binding protein, whose product MKRRLFVLLVCIALVGSLFAQGTKETTATKAEGPLKISMFYSDNATLPFKSDWLTVKEAEKRSGVQVEWEIIPIADYQTKVSLALNTGTNAPDVILYQSITGENASLALNGAIVPISDYSQWTPNFNARVKEFGLEDTVAKLALSDGKRYNLPSLFDVPFYDGGIIIREDLLKKYGLQAPKTFDEFYNVLKVFKQNNPDSYPLTILAGPRVLYRFTMPSYGISLGKNSSSGSYVLSWDYGKKQYFAGAISDQYKQYITYFHKLYAEGLLDPEMADPIDGTKWSQKMATGKAMATWAYYDQIGGVTAASKIDGFKLQMYPSLAGPAGAHNQPKAKTGSGIIFPAQTAKRADFEQIVRAVDQMFYSEDSAKLWCLGVEGVTYTMENGKVKFVDAYANDPRGIYKALQQDFGCGSDVTQMVWVNKREMTKYDENYAAINAEVEAMGDVIQELPPRPKFNDIDAETAASYQTPLADAWERWNDAFLTGAKSIDKDWDSYVAEMKKLGIEKMLDLYNKNL is encoded by the coding sequence ATGAAGAGAAGACTGTTTGTCCTGTTGGTGTGCATCGCACTGGTGGGATCCCTGTTCGCTCAGGGAACCAAGGAAACGACGGCGACAAAAGCGGAAGGACCATTGAAGATTTCGATGTTCTATTCCGACAATGCGACGTTGCCGTTCAAGAGTGACTGGCTGACCGTCAAAGAGGCTGAGAAACGGTCCGGCGTCCAGGTGGAATGGGAGATCATCCCCATCGCCGACTACCAGACGAAAGTCTCGTTGGCGCTGAACACCGGGACCAACGCACCGGACGTGATCCTCTACCAGTCCATCACCGGAGAGAACGCTTCGCTGGCGCTCAATGGGGCGATCGTCCCGATCTCCGATTATTCCCAGTGGACGCCGAACTTCAACGCCCGGGTCAAGGAATTCGGACTTGAGGATACGGTGGCTAAGCTGGCCCTCTCCGATGGCAAGCGGTACAATCTGCCTTCGCTGTTTGATGTGCCGTTCTATGATGGAGGCATCATCATCCGTGAAGACCTGTTGAAGAAGTACGGCCTGCAGGCTCCGAAGACGTTTGATGAGTTCTACAACGTCCTGAAGGTGTTCAAGCAGAACAACCCGGATTCCTATCCGCTGACCATTCTGGCTGGTCCTCGTGTCCTGTACCGCTTCACCATGCCGTCGTACGGCATTTCGCTGGGCAAGAACTCCTCGTCTGGTTCCTACGTCCTTTCCTGGGACTACGGAAAGAAGCAGTATTTCGCCGGAGCCATTTCCGACCAGTACAAGCAGTACATCACCTACTTCCACAAGCTGTACGCCGAAGGGTTGCTGGATCCTGAGATGGCAGACCCGATCGACGGGACGAAGTGGTCGCAGAAGATGGCTACGGGAAAGGCGATGGCCACCTGGGCGTACTACGACCAGATCGGCGGCGTGACGGCGGCGAGCAAGATCGACGGCTTCAAACTGCAGATGTATCCGTCGCTTGCCGGTCCTGCCGGTGCCCATAACCAGCCGAAAGCCAAAACCGGCTCGGGAATCATCTTCCCGGCGCAGACGGCGAAGCGCGCTGATTTCGAGCAGATTGTCCGTGCGGTTGACCAGATGTTCTACTCAGAGGACAGCGCTAAGCTGTGGTGTCTGGGCGTGGAAGGGGTGACCTACACGATGGAGAACGGCAAGGTGAAGTTTGTTGACGCCTATGCCAATGATCCCCGTGGCATCTACAAGGCTCTGCAGCAGGATTTCGGCTGCGGCTCGGATGTCACCCAGATGGTGTGGGTAAACAAGCGTGAGATGACCAAATACGACGAGAACTACGCGGCCATCAACGCCGAAGTGGAAGCGATGGGAGACGTCATCCAGGAGCTTCCGCCCCGCCCGAAGTTCAACGACATCGATGCCGAGACGGCCGCTTCGTACCAGACTCCGCTCGCTGACGCGTGGGAGCGCTGGAACGACGCGTTCCTGACCGGCGCCAAGTCGATCGACAAGGATTGGGACTCCTATGTGGCGGAGATGAAGAAGTTGGGCATCGAGAAGATGCTTGACCTGTACAACAAGAACCTGTAG
- the pth gene encoding aminoacyl-tRNA hydrolase, producing MNLIVFLGNPGKEYARTRHNVGFRLADVLFPDASWQKKFHGLYAQEAGQRLLKPQTYMNISGQSVAEAYAFFHLHSQEVVVVHDDLELPFGTAKLQLGGGLQGHNGLRSIKTDIGSDQFLRIRIGIGRPPHGNAASYVLAPFTPDEEIGLSLLLPRLRPWLERPQDQPQAISLE from the coding sequence ATGAACCTGATCGTCTTTCTGGGAAATCCCGGCAAGGAGTATGCCAGAACCCGGCACAACGTCGGTTTCCGCCTTGCCGACGTGTTGTTTCCCGACGCCTCCTGGCAGAAGAAATTCCATGGGCTGTACGCCCAGGAAGCGGGACAACGGCTCCTCAAACCCCAGACCTACATGAACATCAGCGGACAATCCGTGGCGGAGGCATACGCGTTCTTTCATCTGCACAGCCAGGAGGTCGTCGTCGTACATGACGACCTGGAGCTTCCCTTCGGGACGGCAAAACTCCAGTTGGGGGGAGGTCTGCAAGGACACAACGGGCTGCGGTCCATCAAAACCGATATTGGCTCCGACCAGTTCCTCCGCATCCGCATCGGCATCGGACGCCCCCCGCATGGCAACGCCGCATCCTATGTGCTTGCTCCATTCACGCCGGACGAGGAGATTGGCCTATCCCTGTTGCTTCCCCGCCTCCGCCCATGGCTGGAGCGTCCCCAAGACCAGCCACAGGCAATCTCGTTGGAATAA
- a CDS encoding ABC transporter permease subunit, whose translation MRKSQQSGWKRYLARYWHLYAMMALPLAYFIIFKYLPMFGNVLAFRRYRPGMGPWGTEWVGTRYFQRFFQDPAFWSAFRNTLLLSLLNLVINFPIPVIFAILLNEVRNVRYKKVVQTVSYMPRFVSTVVVIAIISDLLSPSSGVLNHFLSSLSGKEPVYYMNDPRYFRRIYVLLDTWQYTGWTAIIYLAAITSIPQELYEAATIDGAGHWQQIWYVTIPSILPTIMIMLIMNVGRLLSLGFEKVLLMYTPANSGVSDILDTLVYRTGLANQNYSYATAIGLFTGVIGVILVASSNALSRRLTGDSIY comes from the coding sequence ATGCGGAAGAGCCAACAGTCCGGCTGGAAGCGGTACCTTGCGCGATACTGGCATCTGTATGCCATGATGGCGCTTCCGCTCGCCTATTTCATTATTTTCAAATACCTGCCCATGTTCGGCAACGTGCTGGCGTTCCGCCGGTACCGGCCGGGCATGGGGCCCTGGGGTACGGAATGGGTTGGAACCCGGTATTTCCAACGGTTCTTCCAGGATCCGGCGTTCTGGTCGGCGTTCCGGAACACCTTGTTGTTGTCCCTGCTCAATCTGGTGATCAATTTCCCCATTCCGGTGATCTTCGCCATTCTGCTCAATGAAGTTCGGAACGTCAGGTACAAAAAAGTGGTGCAGACCGTCTCCTACATGCCGCGGTTCGTCTCCACCGTAGTGGTCATCGCCATCATCAGCGATCTGCTTTCCCCCTCATCCGGCGTGTTGAACCATTTTCTTTCGTCGCTTTCCGGCAAAGAGCCGGTCTACTATATGAATGATCCCCGGTATTTCCGCAGGATCTACGTCCTGCTGGACACCTGGCAGTACACAGGGTGGACGGCCATCATCTACCTGGCTGCCATCACCTCCATCCCGCAGGAACTGTATGAAGCGGCGACGATTGACGGGGCGGGCCACTGGCAGCAGATCTGGTACGTGACCATCCCGTCCATCCTGCCGACCATCATGATCATGTTGATCATGAACGTCGGGCGTCTGCTTTCCCTGGGCTTTGAGAAAGTGTTGCTGATGTACACGCCGGCGAACAGCGGCGTGTCGGATATCCTGGATACCCTGGTGTACCGTACCGGGCTTGCCAACCAGAATTATTCCTACGCGACGGCCATCGGCCTGTTCACCGGGGTGATCGGTGTCATCCTCGTCGCCTCGTCCAACGCGCTGTCCCGCAGACTTACCGGCGACAGCATCTACTGA
- the murQ gene encoding N-acetylmuramic acid 6-phosphate etherase — protein MDKIATTEMRNPASVGIDRKSTWEILRIINTEDKKVPYAVETALDEIAAVTDRVVAAFKQGGRLLYIGAGTSGRLGVLDASECPPTYGVSPQMVQGIIAGGEAALTHSIEGAEDDGQAGEDACKAHHLTSKDVLIGITANGGAPFVVQALRYAKSLGCAISAISCNQVTPVFDLVEPKMRIYLPVGPEIITGSTRMKSGTAQKLVLNMITTTAMIRLGKVYNNLMVDLKPVNAKLVDRSIRMIQEITACGEEMARDAFRESGSDTRKAIVMVALGVDAPQAERLLSDRESLGQLFSVHHPKRLAKGMEENLLGKAKKERL, from the coding sequence ATGGACAAGATAGCGACGACGGAAATGCGCAATCCTGCATCGGTAGGAATTGACCGTAAATCCACGTGGGAGATCCTCAGGATCATCAACACGGAGGACAAGAAGGTTCCGTACGCGGTGGAAACGGCGTTGGATGAGATTGCTGCCGTCACGGACCGCGTCGTCGCCGCATTCAAACAGGGAGGCCGGCTCCTGTATATCGGAGCGGGAACCTCAGGACGGCTTGGCGTGCTGGATGCGTCGGAGTGCCCCCCGACCTACGGGGTTTCCCCCCAGATGGTCCAGGGGATCATCGCAGGAGGGGAAGCGGCGTTGACGCATTCCATTGAAGGCGCCGAGGATGACGGACAGGCGGGGGAGGACGCATGCAAGGCGCATCATCTCACCTCCAAGGATGTATTGATCGGCATTACGGCAAACGGGGGAGCCCCGTTCGTCGTACAGGCGCTCCGGTACGCAAAATCACTGGGTTGTGCGATCAGCGCCATCAGCTGCAACCAAGTCACCCCGGTGTTCGATCTGGTGGAGCCGAAGATGCGCATCTATCTCCCCGTCGGACCTGAGATCATCACAGGCTCGACGCGGATGAAGAGCGGAACGGCGCAGAAGCTGGTGCTGAACATGATCACCACGACGGCGATGATCCGGCTGGGGAAGGTGTATAATAACTTGATGGTCGACCTGAAGCCGGTGAACGCCAAACTGGTGGACCGATCAATACGGATGATCCAGGAGATCACCGCCTGTGGGGAGGAAATGGCGCGGGACGCCTTCCGTGAAAGCGGATCGGACACCCGCAAGGCGATCGTCATGGTGGCGCTTGGAGTGGACGCGCCTCAGGCGGAGCGGCTCCTTTCCGATCGTGAAAGTCTTGGTCAGTTGTTTTCGGTGCATCATCCCAAACGCTTGGCGAAGGGTATGGAAGAGAATCTGCTTGGAAAAGCAAAGAAGGAGAGACTATGA
- a CDS encoding anhydro-N-acetylmuramic acid kinase: MSQKLVPLSQRKERLCIGIMSGTSCDGIDCALVRISGSGVGLKATELGFVTVPYQDAVRERLLALAKGDVGGSHELTLMAFLLGDLFTEACLKLCDATGVKPTDIDLIGSHGHTVFHLPQSEPYLGRAIRGTMQIGDVSRLAETFSCPVVSDFRVRDFAVGGMGAPLVPYTEYLLYRSDTETVALQNIGGIGNVTILPKGCTPEKVVAFDTGPGNMVIDALASHYTQGTMRYDDGGRMASHGTLLPRLERFFLSDPYLSQPIPKTTGRERYGQEFVRNLLSVAGDATAEDVLYSATWFTAEAIRRAVAGYQVDRLVIAGGGSHNRTLLSILGNMLPSVAVMRGEDAGYNSDSKEAVAFAILANECVCGQVNSLPSATGGAHPVVLGKIQL; the protein is encoded by the coding sequence ATGAGCCAGAAGCTGGTGCCGCTGTCCCAGCGGAAAGAACGGCTGTGCATCGGCATCATGAGCGGTACCAGCTGTGATGGCATTGACTGCGCCTTGGTGCGGATCTCCGGCAGTGGGGTTGGCTTGAAGGCCACCGAACTGGGGTTTGTCACCGTGCCGTATCAGGATGCGGTGCGGGAACGGCTTCTTGCCCTTGCAAAAGGCGATGTGGGAGGCAGCCATGAACTGACGTTGATGGCCTTCCTGCTGGGGGACCTGTTCACCGAGGCGTGCCTGAAGCTGTGCGACGCCACCGGTGTGAAACCGACGGATATTGATTTGATCGGCAGCCACGGGCATACCGTGTTTCATCTTCCCCAATCGGAGCCGTATCTGGGGCGCGCCATCCGTGGCACGATGCAGATCGGGGATGTGTCCCGTCTTGCCGAGACGTTCTCCTGCCCGGTGGTCAGTGATTTCCGGGTACGGGATTTCGCCGTCGGCGGGATGGGTGCGCCGTTGGTGCCGTACACCGAATACCTGTTGTACCGGAGCGATACGGAGACGGTGGCCCTGCAGAACATCGGTGGCATCGGAAACGTCACCATCCTTCCCAAAGGATGTACGCCAGAAAAGGTGGTCGCGTTCGACACCGGACCTGGCAACATGGTGATCGACGCGCTGGCTTCCCATTACACCCAGGGAACGATGCGCTACGATGACGGAGGGAGGATGGCTTCCCACGGAACGCTTCTTCCCCGCCTGGAACGCTTTTTCCTCTCCGATCCGTATCTTTCCCAACCGATTCCCAAAACGACGGGGCGGGAGCGGTACGGACAGGAATTTGTCCGCAATCTTCTTTCCGTGGCGGGGGACGCCACGGCGGAGGATGTGCTGTACAGCGCGACATGGTTCACCGCCGAGGCGATCCGTCGTGCCGTGGCGGGATATCAGGTGGATCGCCTGGTGATCGCCGGTGGAGGCAGCCACAACCGGACGTTGCTTTCCATTCTTGGGAACATGCTTCCTTCGGTGGCCGTGATGCGGGGGGAGGATGCCGGCTACAACAGTGACAGCAAGGAGGCGGTGGCGTTCGCCATCCTTGCCAACGAGTGTGTCTGCGGGCAGGTCAATTCCCTTCCCTCGGCGACGGGTGGAGCGCACCCGGTGGTGCTGGGAAAAATCCAGCTTTGA